A genome region from Erythrolamprus reginae isolate rEryReg1 chromosome 4, rEryReg1.hap1, whole genome shotgun sequence includes the following:
- the BCL9 gene encoding B-cell CLL/lymphoma 9 protein isoform X2 yields the protein MHSSNPKVRNSPSGNAQSSPKSKQEVMVRPPTVMSPSGNPQLDSKFSNQGKQGGSTGQSQPSPCDPKSGAHTPKVLPGQGGSMGLKNGAGNGSKGKGKRERSISADSFEQRDPGTPSDESEIKDIGSAEHTKSQEASHTTHSMVPSNSSVPRSSTPSHGQTTTSEPGSIQKTPSKVVYVFSTDMANKAAEAVLKGQVETIVSFHIQNISNKAERNSVSLNTPLPPLRNDTKPQVPSQLPTSQEQTPPQNAKMQQTPPIPVPAPAPKSTSSCPIDQDNPGLESNVMPAGSPANSTPLQAEGFGQTPTPNNRAVSPVSQGSNSSTADPKGPNQQVSGGDPPTMGENPDGLSQEQLEHRERSLQTLRDIQRMLFPDEKEFTGGQTGGPQPNSAVLDGPQKKSEGPIQAMMAQSQSLGKGPGPRTEGGGAFGSQGHRDMPFSPDEVGPPSINSQSGPIGPDHLDHMTPEQVAWLKLQQEFYEEKRRKQEQVVQQCSLQDMIVHQHGPRGLVRGPPPPYQMTPGDGWGPGGPEPFSETIAMPHSLPPRGMAPHPNVPGNQMRLPGFSGMINPDIEGPNVPNTTGRPGLSGVPWPDDMPKISDGRNFPPGPGVFSGPGRGERFPNPQGLPEDIFQQQLAEKQLGLPSGISIEGIRPGMEMNRMIPPQRHMEPGNNPIFPRMPVEGPMSPSRGEFPKGIPPQMAANRELEFGIGPSSMKGDVNLNVNIISNPPMLPQKMREAGVSPEEIMKMRPGISEMLSAQQKMVPLPFGEHPQQDYGIGPRPFHPMSQGPGVGLRNHREQIGPDQRTNNRLSHMPPLPLNPSSNPNSLNTTPPVQRNLGRKPLDVSVGASQVHSPGINPLKSPTMRQVQSPMLGSPSGNLKSPQTPSQLAGILAGPTTAAAAASIKSPPVMGSAAASPVHLKSPSLPAPSPGWTSSPKPPLQSPGIPPNHKASLAMSSPAMMGNVESGMGINPQNPRVSGPNQAGSMATLSPMGMTQPLTHSNQLPSPNAMGANIPPHGVPVGPGLMSHNPMMGHGSQDPPMVPQGRLGFPQGFPPVQSPPQQVPFPHNGPSGGPGNFPAGMSFHGEGPLGRPTSMPQSSTDPALCKSGGPGGPDSFTVLGNNMPSVFSDPELQEVIRPGATGIPEFDLSRIIPSEKPSQTLQYFPRGEVPGRKQPQNVGPGYSHIQGMMGEQNPRMGLTLPGMGGPGGAPDIPLGTASSMPGHNPMRPPAFLQQGMMGPHHRMMSPAQTAMAGQPTLMSNPVGMIPGKDRAAAGLYSHPGPVGSPGMMMSMQGMIAPQQNIMIPPQMRPRGMAADVGMGGFSQGPGNPGNIMF from the exons TAGCCCTAAGTCAAAACAGGAGGTGATGGTCCGTCCTCCTACAGTGATGTCCCCATCCGGCAACCCACAACTGGACTCTAAATTTTCCAATCAGGGTAAACAGGGGGGTTCAACAGGCCAATCCCAGCCTTCTCCATGCGATCCCAAGAGTGGGGCCCATACACCCAAAGTGCTTCCAGGACAAGGAGGAAGCATGGGGTTGAAGAATGGGGCTGGCAATGGgtcaaaagggaaaggaaagagagaaaggagcaTTTCAGCCGACTCGTTTGAACAGAGAGATCCTGGAACTCCCAGTGATGAATCAGAAATCAAAG ATATTGGTTCTGCTGAACATACAAAATCACAAGAGGCGTCACATACAACACACTCCATGGTTCCTTCAAATAGTTCAGTTCCCAGATCTTCCACACCTTCCCATGGTCAGACTACAACTTCAGAACCAGGAAGCATACAGAAGACTCCATCCAAAGTGGTATATGTTTTTTCAACAGATATGGCTAACAA AGCTGCAGAAGCTGTATTGAAGGGACAAGTAGAAACCATTGTCTCTTTTCACATTCAGAACATCTCTAATAAGGCGGAACGAAACAGTGTATCCTTG AACACTCCGCTTCCGCCTCTCCGAAATGATACAAAGCCTCAAGTTCCATCACAGCTGCCTACTTCTCAAGAACAAACTCCTCCCCAGAATGCAAAAATGCAGCAGACTCCTCCCATTCCAGTTCCAGCACCAGCACCTAAATCTACTAGTTCTTGCCCTATTGACCAAGACAATCCTGGCCTAGAAAGTAATGTGATGCCTGCAGGAAGTCCTGCTAACTCCACTCCTCTACAAGCTGAAGGATTTGGGCAAACTCCAACTCCCAATAATCGAGCAGTTAGTCCAGTTTCCCAAGGAAGTAATAGTTCCACTGCAGATCCTAAAGGTCCCAACCAGCAAGTATCTGGAGGAGATCCACCAACCATGGGTGAAAATCCAGATGGGCTATCCCAGGAACAACTAGAGCATAGAGAACGTTCGTTACAAACTTTGCGAGATATTCAGCGAATGCTTTTCCCAGATGAAAAAGAATTTACTGGAGGCCAAACTGGAGGGCCGCAGCCAAATTCTGCAGTTCTGGATGGTCCCCAAAAGAAATCCGAAGGACCAATACAGGCAATGATGGCCCAATCTCAAAGTTTAGGTAAAGGGCCAGGACCCCGGACAGAAGGAGGGGGTGCATTTGGTTCCCAAGGGCACAGAGACATGCCATTTTCACCAGATGAAGTTGGACCACCATCCATTAATTCTCAGTCGGGCCCTATTGGACCAGACCATCTGGATCACATGACCCCTGAACAAGTAGCCTGGCTGAAATTGCAGCAGGAGTTCTACGAAGAGAAACGAAGAAAGCAAGAACAGGTTGTGCAGCAATGTTCCTTACAGGACATGATAGTTCACCAGCATGGACCACGAGGATTAGTTAGAGGCCCCCCACCTCCTTATCAGATGACCCCAGGTGATGGCTGGGGCCCTGGGGGCCCTGAACCCTTTTCTGAAACCATAGCAATGCCTCACTCACTACCTCCAAGAGGCATGGCCCCCCATCCCAATGTACCTGGCAACCAGATGCGACTGCCCGGATTTTCTGGAATGATAAACCCTGACATAGAAGGACCCAATGTCCCAAACACCACGGGTAGACCTGGGCTTTCAGGCGTTCCTTGGCCAGATGATATGCCAAAAATTTCAGACGGCCGCAATTTCCCTCCTGGGCCTGGTGTGTTCAGTGGTCCTGGACGAGGGGAGAGGTTTCCAAATCCTCAAGGTTTGCCTGAAGACATATTCCAGCAGCAGTTGGCAGAAAAACAACTAGGACTTCCTTCTGGCATAAGCATAGAAGGAATTAGGCCTGGCATGGAGATGAACCGGATGATTCCCCCTCAAAGACACATGGAGCCTGGCAATAACCCCATCTTTCCACGTATGCCGGTTGAGGGACCCATGAGCCCTTCTCGAGGGGAATTTCCAAAAGGAATACCACCCCAGATGGCAGCTAACAGAGAATTGGAATTTGGGATAGGCCCCAGCAGCATGAAAGGGGACGTGAATCTGAATGTCAACATCATTTCCAATCCACCAATGTTACCTCAGAAAATGAGGGAAGCTGGAGTGAGTCCAGAAGAAATTATGAAGATGCGCCCGGGTATCTCAGAAATGCTCTCCGCTCAGCAAAAAATGGTTCCCTTGCCATTTGGTGAGCATCCTCAACAGGACTATGGAATTGGCCCAAGACCATTTCATCCTATGTCTCAGGGCCCAGGTGTTGGTCTCCGGAATCATAGAGAGCAAATAGGGCCTGACCAAAGGACTAACAATCGTCTTAGCCACATGCCACCACTACCTCTGAACCCCTCCAGTAACCCAAACAGCCTCAACACGACTCCTCCGGTTCAACGCAATCTTGGACGCAAACCCCTGGATGTCTCTGTTGGTGCCAGCCAAGTTCATTCTCCAGGCATAAATCCGCTTAAATCTCCCACAATGCGCCAGGTGCAATCTCCCATGCTGGGTTCTCCTTCTGGAAATCTCAAGTCTCCCCAGACTCCATCACAGCTAGCAGGGATCCTTGCTGGTCCAACTACCGCAGCCGCAGCTGCTTCAATCAAATCTCCCCCAGTTATGGGTTCTGCTGCCGCTTCACCTGTCCATCTCAAGTCTCCATCCCTCCCGGCACCTTCTCCTGGATGGACCTCATCTCCAAAGCCCCCATTGCAGAGCCCTGGAATCCCTCCAAACCACAAAGcatctcttgctatgtcttcaCCAGCCATGATGGGAAATGTTGAATCAG GAATGGGCATTAATCCCCAGAATCCCCGTGTTTCTGGTCCTAACCAAGCAGGCTCGATGGCAACTCTTAGCCCAATGGGAATGACACAGCCACTAACTCATAGTAATCAATTGCCCTCTCCAAATGCTATGGGAGCCAATATACCTCCTCATGGGGTTCCTGTAGGACCTGGTTTGATGTCACATAATCCAATGATGGGCCACGGTTCCCAAGACCCACCAATGGTACCTCAAGGACGCCTGGGCTTCCCACAGGGATTTCCTCCAGTACAATCTCCACCCCAGCAGGTGCCATTTCCTCATAATGGTCCCAGTGGAGGACCAGGCAACTTCCCAGCTGGAATGAGCTTCCATGGGGAAGGACCTCTGGGGCGACCCACCAGCATGCCCCAAAGTTCAACCGATCCAGCACTTTGTAAGTCTGGAGGTCCAGGGGGACCAGACTCTTTCACAGTTCTAGGAAACAATATGCCTTCAGTTTTTTCTGATCCAGAGCTACAAGAAGTGATTCGTCCTGGAGCCACTGGAATACCAGAATTTGACTTGTCCAGGATAATTCCATCCGAGAAGCCAAGCCAGACATTACAGTATTTCCCTCGTGGAGAAGTACCAGGCCGCAAACAGCCACAGAATGTTGGGCCTGGCTATTCTCATATACAGGGAATGATGGGAGAACAGAATCCAAGAATGGGGCTGACATTACCTGGTATGGGAGGCCCTGGTGGCGCACCTGATATTCCTCTTGGCACAGCATCCTCTATGCCAGGCCATAACCCTATGAGACCACCTGCCTTTCTGCAACAAGGAATGATGGGACCTCACCACCGGATGATGTCACCAGCACAAACAGCAATGGCTGGCCAACCCACCCTAATGAGCAACCCAGTAGGCATGATTCCAGGCAAGGATCGAGCTGCTGCTGGGCTATACAGCCATCCAGGACCTGTAGGTTCACCTGGTATGATGATGTCAATGCAGGGCATGATAGCACCTCAACAGAACATCATGATTCCTCCACAGATGAGGCCACGGGGCATGGCTGCTGATGTAGGAATGGGAGGATTTAGCCAAGGCCCTGGAAATCCAGGGAATATAATGTTTTAA
- the BCL9 gene encoding B-cell CLL/lymphoma 9 protein isoform X1: MHSSNPKVRNSPSGNAQSSPKSKQEVMVRPPTVMSPSGNPQLDSKFSNQGKQGGSTGQSQPSPCDPKSGAHTPKVLPGQGGSMGLKNGAGNGSKGKGKRERSISADSFEQRDPGTPSDESEIKDIGSAEHTKSQEASHTTHSMVPSNSSVPRSSTPSHGQTTTSEPGSIQKTPSKVVYVFSTDMANKAAEAVLKGQVETIVSFHIQNISNKAERNSVSLNTPLPPLRNDTKPQVPSQLPTSQEQTPPQNAKMQQTPPIPVPAPAPKSTSSCPIDQDNPGLESNVMPAGSPANSTPLQAEGFGQTPTPNNRAVSPVSQGSNSSTADPKGPNQQVSGGDPPTMGENPDGLSQEQLEHRERSLQTLRDIQRMLFPDEKEFTGGQTGGPQPNSAVLDGPQKKSEGPIQAMMAQSQSLGKGPGPRTEGGGAFGSQGHRDMPFSPDEVGPPSINSQSGPIGPDHLDHMTPEQVAWLKLQQEFYEEKRRKQEQVVQQCSLQDMIVHQHGPRGLVRGPPPPYQMTPGDGWGPGGPEPFSETIAMPHSLPPRGMAPHPNVPGNQMRLPGFSGMINPDIEGPNVPNTTGRPGLSGVPWPDDMPKISDGRNFPPGPGVFSGPGRGERFPNPQGLPEDIFQQQLAEKQLGLPSGISIEGIRPGMEMNRMIPPQRHMEPGNNPIFPRMPVEGPMSPSRGEFPKGIPPQMAANRELEFGIGPSSMKGDVNLNVNIISNPPMLPQKMREAGVSPEEIMKMRPGISEMLSAQQKMVPLPFGEHPQQDYGIGPRPFHPMSQGPGVGLRNHREQIGPDQRTNNRLSHMPPLPLNPSSNPNSLNTTPPVQRNLGRKPLDVSVGASQVHSPGINPLKSPTMRQVQSPMLGSPSGNLKSPQTPSQLAGILAGPTTAAAAASIKSPPVMGSAAASPVHLKSPSLPAPSPGWTSSPKPPLQSPGIPPNHKASLAMSSPAMMGNVESGVAPPSTVSQNAPVTLSGNLPSSSPYTIPPEPTLSQNPLSIMMSRMSKFAMPSSTPLYHDAIKTVASSDDDSPPARSPNLPSINNLSGMGINPQNPRVSGPNQAGSMATLSPMGMTQPLTHSNQLPSPNAMGANIPPHGVPVGPGLMSHNPMMGHGSQDPPMVPQGRLGFPQGFPPVQSPPQQVPFPHNGPSGGPGNFPAGMSFHGEGPLGRPTSMPQSSTDPALCKSGGPGGPDSFTVLGNNMPSVFSDPELQEVIRPGATGIPEFDLSRIIPSEKPSQTLQYFPRGEVPGRKQPQNVGPGYSHIQGMMGEQNPRMGLTLPGMGGPGGAPDIPLGTASSMPGHNPMRPPAFLQQGMMGPHHRMMSPAQTAMAGQPTLMSNPVGMIPGKDRAAAGLYSHPGPVGSPGMMMSMQGMIAPQQNIMIPPQMRPRGMAADVGMGGFSQGPGNPGNIMF, encoded by the exons TAGCCCTAAGTCAAAACAGGAGGTGATGGTCCGTCCTCCTACAGTGATGTCCCCATCCGGCAACCCACAACTGGACTCTAAATTTTCCAATCAGGGTAAACAGGGGGGTTCAACAGGCCAATCCCAGCCTTCTCCATGCGATCCCAAGAGTGGGGCCCATACACCCAAAGTGCTTCCAGGACAAGGAGGAAGCATGGGGTTGAAGAATGGGGCTGGCAATGGgtcaaaagggaaaggaaagagagaaaggagcaTTTCAGCCGACTCGTTTGAACAGAGAGATCCTGGAACTCCCAGTGATGAATCAGAAATCAAAG ATATTGGTTCTGCTGAACATACAAAATCACAAGAGGCGTCACATACAACACACTCCATGGTTCCTTCAAATAGTTCAGTTCCCAGATCTTCCACACCTTCCCATGGTCAGACTACAACTTCAGAACCAGGAAGCATACAGAAGACTCCATCCAAAGTGGTATATGTTTTTTCAACAGATATGGCTAACAA AGCTGCAGAAGCTGTATTGAAGGGACAAGTAGAAACCATTGTCTCTTTTCACATTCAGAACATCTCTAATAAGGCGGAACGAAACAGTGTATCCTTG AACACTCCGCTTCCGCCTCTCCGAAATGATACAAAGCCTCAAGTTCCATCACAGCTGCCTACTTCTCAAGAACAAACTCCTCCCCAGAATGCAAAAATGCAGCAGACTCCTCCCATTCCAGTTCCAGCACCAGCACCTAAATCTACTAGTTCTTGCCCTATTGACCAAGACAATCCTGGCCTAGAAAGTAATGTGATGCCTGCAGGAAGTCCTGCTAACTCCACTCCTCTACAAGCTGAAGGATTTGGGCAAACTCCAACTCCCAATAATCGAGCAGTTAGTCCAGTTTCCCAAGGAAGTAATAGTTCCACTGCAGATCCTAAAGGTCCCAACCAGCAAGTATCTGGAGGAGATCCACCAACCATGGGTGAAAATCCAGATGGGCTATCCCAGGAACAACTAGAGCATAGAGAACGTTCGTTACAAACTTTGCGAGATATTCAGCGAATGCTTTTCCCAGATGAAAAAGAATTTACTGGAGGCCAAACTGGAGGGCCGCAGCCAAATTCTGCAGTTCTGGATGGTCCCCAAAAGAAATCCGAAGGACCAATACAGGCAATGATGGCCCAATCTCAAAGTTTAGGTAAAGGGCCAGGACCCCGGACAGAAGGAGGGGGTGCATTTGGTTCCCAAGGGCACAGAGACATGCCATTTTCACCAGATGAAGTTGGACCACCATCCATTAATTCTCAGTCGGGCCCTATTGGACCAGACCATCTGGATCACATGACCCCTGAACAAGTAGCCTGGCTGAAATTGCAGCAGGAGTTCTACGAAGAGAAACGAAGAAAGCAAGAACAGGTTGTGCAGCAATGTTCCTTACAGGACATGATAGTTCACCAGCATGGACCACGAGGATTAGTTAGAGGCCCCCCACCTCCTTATCAGATGACCCCAGGTGATGGCTGGGGCCCTGGGGGCCCTGAACCCTTTTCTGAAACCATAGCAATGCCTCACTCACTACCTCCAAGAGGCATGGCCCCCCATCCCAATGTACCTGGCAACCAGATGCGACTGCCCGGATTTTCTGGAATGATAAACCCTGACATAGAAGGACCCAATGTCCCAAACACCACGGGTAGACCTGGGCTTTCAGGCGTTCCTTGGCCAGATGATATGCCAAAAATTTCAGACGGCCGCAATTTCCCTCCTGGGCCTGGTGTGTTCAGTGGTCCTGGACGAGGGGAGAGGTTTCCAAATCCTCAAGGTTTGCCTGAAGACATATTCCAGCAGCAGTTGGCAGAAAAACAACTAGGACTTCCTTCTGGCATAAGCATAGAAGGAATTAGGCCTGGCATGGAGATGAACCGGATGATTCCCCCTCAAAGACACATGGAGCCTGGCAATAACCCCATCTTTCCACGTATGCCGGTTGAGGGACCCATGAGCCCTTCTCGAGGGGAATTTCCAAAAGGAATACCACCCCAGATGGCAGCTAACAGAGAATTGGAATTTGGGATAGGCCCCAGCAGCATGAAAGGGGACGTGAATCTGAATGTCAACATCATTTCCAATCCACCAATGTTACCTCAGAAAATGAGGGAAGCTGGAGTGAGTCCAGAAGAAATTATGAAGATGCGCCCGGGTATCTCAGAAATGCTCTCCGCTCAGCAAAAAATGGTTCCCTTGCCATTTGGTGAGCATCCTCAACAGGACTATGGAATTGGCCCAAGACCATTTCATCCTATGTCTCAGGGCCCAGGTGTTGGTCTCCGGAATCATAGAGAGCAAATAGGGCCTGACCAAAGGACTAACAATCGTCTTAGCCACATGCCACCACTACCTCTGAACCCCTCCAGTAACCCAAACAGCCTCAACACGACTCCTCCGGTTCAACGCAATCTTGGACGCAAACCCCTGGATGTCTCTGTTGGTGCCAGCCAAGTTCATTCTCCAGGCATAAATCCGCTTAAATCTCCCACAATGCGCCAGGTGCAATCTCCCATGCTGGGTTCTCCTTCTGGAAATCTCAAGTCTCCCCAGACTCCATCACAGCTAGCAGGGATCCTTGCTGGTCCAACTACCGCAGCCGCAGCTGCTTCAATCAAATCTCCCCCAGTTATGGGTTCTGCTGCCGCTTCACCTGTCCATCTCAAGTCTCCATCCCTCCCGGCACCTTCTCCTGGATGGACCTCATCTCCAAAGCCCCCATTGCAGAGCCCTGGAATCCCTCCAAACCACAAAGcatctcttgctatgtcttcaCCAGCCATGATGGGAAATGTTGAATCAG GTGTTGCACCCCCTTCAACAGTTAGTCAGAATGCTCCTGTGACTCTTTCTGGAAATCTTCCTTCCAGCAGTCCTTACACAATTCCTCCAGAACCCACCCTGTCTCAAAATCCTCTTTCTATTATGATGTCCCGGATGTCCAAGTTTGCTATGCCCAGTTCAACACCGCTCTATCATGATGCTATCAAGACTGTAGCCTCATCAGATGATGACTCTCCTCCGGCGCGGTCCCCAAATTTACCATCAATTAACAATCTTTCAG GAATGGGCATTAATCCCCAGAATCCCCGTGTTTCTGGTCCTAACCAAGCAGGCTCGATGGCAACTCTTAGCCCAATGGGAATGACACAGCCACTAACTCATAGTAATCAATTGCCCTCTCCAAATGCTATGGGAGCCAATATACCTCCTCATGGGGTTCCTGTAGGACCTGGTTTGATGTCACATAATCCAATGATGGGCCACGGTTCCCAAGACCCACCAATGGTACCTCAAGGACGCCTGGGCTTCCCACAGGGATTTCCTCCAGTACAATCTCCACCCCAGCAGGTGCCATTTCCTCATAATGGTCCCAGTGGAGGACCAGGCAACTTCCCAGCTGGAATGAGCTTCCATGGGGAAGGACCTCTGGGGCGACCCACCAGCATGCCCCAAAGTTCAACCGATCCAGCACTTTGTAAGTCTGGAGGTCCAGGGGGACCAGACTCTTTCACAGTTCTAGGAAACAATATGCCTTCAGTTTTTTCTGATCCAGAGCTACAAGAAGTGATTCGTCCTGGAGCCACTGGAATACCAGAATTTGACTTGTCCAGGATAATTCCATCCGAGAAGCCAAGCCAGACATTACAGTATTTCCCTCGTGGAGAAGTACCAGGCCGCAAACAGCCACAGAATGTTGGGCCTGGCTATTCTCATATACAGGGAATGATGGGAGAACAGAATCCAAGAATGGGGCTGACATTACCTGGTATGGGAGGCCCTGGTGGCGCACCTGATATTCCTCTTGGCACAGCATCCTCTATGCCAGGCCATAACCCTATGAGACCACCTGCCTTTCTGCAACAAGGAATGATGGGACCTCACCACCGGATGATGTCACCAGCACAAACAGCAATGGCTGGCCAACCCACCCTAATGAGCAACCCAGTAGGCATGATTCCAGGCAAGGATCGAGCTGCTGCTGGGCTATACAGCCATCCAGGACCTGTAGGTTCACCTGGTATGATGATGTCAATGCAGGGCATGATAGCACCTCAACAGAACATCATGATTCCTCCACAGATGAGGCCACGGGGCATGGCTGCTGATGTAGGAATGGGAGGATTTAGCCAAGGCCCTGGAAATCCAGGGAATATAATGTTTTAA